A genome region from Actinopolymorpha sp. NPDC004070 includes the following:
- a CDS encoding Ku protein has protein sequence MQAIWKGSVSFGLVTIPVKVYAATQEKDVAFRQVHAADGGRIRYRRICEADGEEVAYSDIAKGYELPDGEMAILTADDMADLPLPTRHVVEVLEFVPAEEIDPIYVSRSYYLQADGPAAKPYVLLRDALRRTGQTALVKVALRNREALAMLRPKDDVLVLQTMLWPDEVRDASFAAPPSEVEVRPQEVAMAESYIQTLETSFDPERYHDEYRAALEVVLEAKATGHEVEAPAAAAPARGEVVDLMAALQASVDEARRQRGESTGGAGRAAGSGAKSAKKAPAKKTAAKKAPAKKAAAKKTTTKKAAAKKTSAKTAKTAKTPARKSA, from the coding sequence GTGCAGGCGATATGGAAGGGTTCGGTGTCCTTCGGCCTGGTGACGATCCCCGTCAAGGTATACGCGGCCACCCAGGAGAAGGATGTCGCGTTCCGTCAGGTTCACGCCGCCGACGGTGGCCGCATCCGGTACCGCCGCATCTGCGAGGCCGACGGCGAGGAGGTGGCCTACTCCGACATCGCCAAGGGGTACGAGCTTCCCGACGGTGAGATGGCGATCCTGACCGCGGACGACATGGCCGACCTGCCGCTGCCGACCCGGCACGTGGTGGAGGTGCTGGAGTTCGTTCCGGCGGAGGAGATCGACCCCATCTACGTCTCCCGCAGCTACTACCTGCAGGCCGACGGACCGGCCGCCAAACCGTACGTCCTGTTGCGGGACGCGCTGCGCCGCACCGGTCAGACGGCCCTTGTCAAGGTGGCCTTGCGCAACCGCGAGGCACTGGCGATGTTGCGCCCCAAGGACGACGTACTGGTCCTGCAGACGATGTTGTGGCCGGACGAGGTACGCGACGCGTCGTTCGCGGCACCCCCGTCGGAGGTGGAGGTCCGCCCGCAGGAGGTGGCGATGGCGGAGTCCTACATCCAGACGTTGGAGACCAGCTTCGACCCCGAGCGCTACCACGACGAGTACCGCGCCGCCCTCGAGGTCGTCCTGGAAGCCAAGGCGACCGGGCACGAGGTGGAGGCTCCCGCGGCCGCAGCGCCCGCCAGGGGTGAGGTGGTCGATCTGATGGCGGCGTTGCAGGCCAGCGTGGACGAGGCTCGCCGGCAACGCGGAGAGTCGACCGGTGGCGCCGGCCGCGCGGCCGGGTCGGGTGCGAAGTCGGCCAAGAAGGCGCCTGCCAAGAAGACGGCGGCGAAGAAGGCGCCGGCCAAGAAGGCCGCGGCGAAGAAGACCACCACCAAGAAGGCTGCCGCGAAGAAGACCAGCGCGAAGACCGCGAAGACGGCGAAGACCCCGGCCCGCAAGTCCGCTTAG
- a CDS encoding APC family permease produces MSGSDDPAGSDRLARRLGVTDAVVIGLGSMIGAGVFAAFGPAAAAAGAGLIVGLVVAAVIAYCNATASAQLAAAYPTSGGTYVYGRERLGHWWGFVAGWGFVVGKTASCAAMALTFAVYAVPGPWWAQRIVAVLGVLGLTALNYRGVTRTAQATRVLVTCTLTTLVVLVAGIWLAGHASPDRVGGWDTLTTGGAYGILQAAGLLFFAFAGYARVATLGEEVRDPARTIPRAIPLALAITVVVYLVVGLTALFAAGPELLARSAAPLAATVQAAGVGGLAPLVRVGGALASLGALLALIAGVGRTTLAMARNRDLPGWLAAVHPRYRIPHHAELAVAAVVCVLVLTTDLRGVIGFSSFGVLVYYAIANASAFTQPAGQRRWPRALNVLGVAGCVVLVAALPWTSVVAGLVMFGLGLAGRAVVLRRRA; encoded by the coding sequence ATGAGCGGTTCGGACGACCCCGCCGGGTCCGACCGGCTGGCCCGCCGGCTCGGTGTGACCGATGCGGTGGTGATCGGGTTGGGCTCGATGATCGGTGCGGGCGTGTTCGCGGCGTTCGGTCCGGCCGCGGCCGCCGCCGGCGCGGGGCTGATCGTCGGCCTGGTGGTCGCGGCGGTGATCGCGTACTGCAACGCGACTGCGTCCGCCCAGCTGGCCGCCGCCTACCCGACCTCCGGCGGCACCTATGTGTACGGACGCGAACGCCTCGGCCACTGGTGGGGATTCGTCGCCGGCTGGGGGTTCGTCGTCGGCAAGACCGCGTCGTGTGCGGCGATGGCGTTGACCTTCGCGGTGTACGCCGTGCCGGGCCCGTGGTGGGCACAGCGGATCGTCGCGGTTCTCGGCGTGCTCGGGCTGACCGCCCTGAACTACCGCGGCGTGACCCGGACCGCGCAGGCCACCCGGGTCCTGGTCACCTGCACGCTGACCACCCTCGTGGTGCTGGTCGCGGGCATCTGGCTGGCCGGCCACGCCTCACCGGACCGGGTGGGCGGCTGGGACACGCTGACGACCGGCGGGGCGTACGGCATCCTGCAGGCGGCCGGACTGCTCTTCTTCGCGTTCGCCGGCTACGCCCGGGTGGCGACCCTGGGCGAGGAGGTTCGCGACCCGGCACGGACCATCCCGCGGGCGATCCCGCTGGCGCTGGCGATCACCGTCGTGGTCTACCTCGTGGTCGGCCTGACCGCGCTGTTCGCCGCCGGTCCGGAGCTGCTGGCGCGGTCGGCCGCACCGCTGGCGGCGACGGTGCAGGCCGCGGGAGTGGGTGGGCTCGCACCGCTGGTCCGGGTCGGCGGCGCACTGGCGAGCCTCGGCGCGCTGCTGGCGCTGATCGCCGGCGTGGGACGGACGACGCTGGCGATGGCGCGCAACCGTGACCTGCCCGGCTGGCTGGCAGCGGTCCACCCCCGTTACCGGATCCCGCACCACGCCGAGCTCGCGGTGGCGGCCGTGGTCTGCGTGCTGGTCCTCACCACGGACCTACGCGGCGTGATCGGCTTCTCGTCGTTCGGCGTACTGGTCTACTACGCGATCGCCAACGCGTCGGCGTTCACCCAGCCGGCCGGACAGCGGCGCTGGCCGCGCGCACTGAACGTGCTCGGGGTGGCCGGGTGCGTGGTTCTGGTGGCGGCGCTGCCGTGGACGTCGGTGGTCGCCGGCCTGGTGATGTTCGGGCTCGGCCTGGCCGGCCGGGCGGTCGTCCTGCGTCGCCGGGCCTGA
- the pruA gene encoding L-glutamate gamma-semialdehyde dehydrogenase, translating to MDAVTQVPPPANEPVKSYAPGSAERASLSRRLAELAGDHVDLTATIGGVHRAGGGDPVPVVMPHNHAHVLGTLRNSTEQDAEDAIKAGQDAAHEWRAMSFDERAAIFLKAADLAAGPWRDTLNAATMLGQSKSVQQAEIDAACELIDFLRFNVHFARQIHAEQPISSPGVWNRLDYRPLEGFVYAVTPFNFTAIAANLPTAPALMGNVVLWKPSPTQTFAAYFTMRLLEEAGLPPGVINLLPGDGLAVSRVALAHPSLAGIHFTGSTATFRTLWRGVGEHLDRYHNYPRIVGETGGKDFILAHASADPDVLRTALVRGAFEYQGQKCSAASRAYLPRSVWNRIADELVAETEALTMGDVADLSNFMGAVIDERAYAKHAAALDRAKATDSISVVAGGTLDDSVGYFVRPTILTSDDPTDEIFTTEYFGPILGVHVYEDSAYEQVIGALDAASPYGLTGAVIARDRGAVATAGERLRYTAGNFYVNDKPTGAVVGQQPFGGARASGTNDKAGSVWNLVRWVSPRTIKETFVPPTDYRYPHMG from the coding sequence ATGGATGCCGTCACGCAGGTACCCCCACCGGCCAACGAGCCGGTCAAGTCCTACGCACCCGGAAGCGCCGAGCGTGCGAGCCTGTCCCGCCGGCTGGCGGAGCTGGCCGGTGACCACGTAGATCTCACCGCCACCATCGGCGGGGTGCACCGCGCCGGCGGCGGCGACCCGGTTCCGGTGGTGATGCCGCACAACCACGCCCACGTGCTCGGCACGCTGCGCAACTCCACCGAGCAGGACGCCGAGGACGCGATCAAGGCCGGCCAGGACGCCGCGCACGAGTGGCGGGCGATGTCCTTCGACGAGCGGGCCGCGATCTTCCTGAAGGCCGCCGACCTGGCCGCCGGCCCGTGGCGGGACACCCTGAACGCCGCGACGATGCTGGGCCAGAGCAAGTCGGTCCAGCAGGCCGAGATCGACGCGGCCTGCGAGCTGATCGACTTCCTCCGGTTCAACGTGCACTTCGCCCGGCAGATCCACGCCGAGCAGCCGATCTCCTCACCCGGGGTGTGGAACCGGCTCGACTACCGGCCGCTGGAGGGCTTCGTCTACGCGGTCACGCCGTTCAACTTCACCGCGATCGCCGCCAACCTGCCGACCGCGCCCGCCCTGATGGGCAACGTCGTGCTGTGGAAGCCGTCGCCCACCCAGACCTTCGCGGCGTACTTCACGATGCGGTTGCTGGAAGAGGCGGGCCTGCCGCCCGGCGTGATCAACCTGCTGCCCGGTGACGGGCTCGCGGTGTCCCGGGTCGCGCTCGCCCACCCGAGCCTGGCCGGCATCCACTTCACGGGTTCGACGGCGACGTTCCGGACGCTGTGGCGTGGCGTCGGCGAGCACCTCGACCGCTACCACAACTACCCCCGGATCGTCGGAGAGACCGGGGGCAAGGACTTCATCCTGGCGCACGCCTCGGCCGACCCCGACGTGCTGCGGACCGCGCTCGTCCGCGGTGCCTTCGAGTACCAGGGGCAGAAGTGCTCGGCGGCCTCCCGCGCCTACCTGCCGCGCAGCGTGTGGAACCGGATCGCCGACGAGCTCGTCGCCGAGACCGAGGCACTGACCATGGGCGACGTCGCCGACCTGTCCAACTTCATGGGCGCGGTCATCGACGAGCGGGCGTACGCCAAGCACGCCGCCGCGCTGGACCGCGCCAAGGCGACCGACTCCATCAGCGTCGTCGCCGGCGGGACGCTCGACGACAGCGTGGGTTACTTCGTCCGGCCGACGATCCTGACCAGTGACGACCCGACCGACGAGATCTTCACCACGGAGTACTTCGGGCCGATCCTCGGCGTGCATGTGTACGAGGACAGCGCGTACGAGCAGGTCATCGGGGCGCTGGACGCCGCGTCGCCGTACGGCCTCACCGGTGCGGTGATCGCCCGCGACCGCGGGGCGGTCGCCACCGCGGGGGAGCGGTTGCGCTACACCGCCGGGAACTTCTACGTGAACGACAAGCCGACCGGTGCGGTGGTGGGCCAGCAGCCGTTCGGCGGTGCTCGCGCCAGCGGCACCAACGACAAGGCGGGTTCGGTCTGGAACCTCGTCCGGTGGGTGAGCCCGCGGACGATCAAGGAGACCTTCGTGCCGCCCACCGACTACCGCTATCCCCACATGGGCTGA
- a CDS encoding DUF402 domain-containing protein: MTARAAGTAEAPGPSGGAEPATSIPPPHVETYDVAAGINVDREGTSRPLDAWRVTDFGLYFSRPVTGHPTIGWVQSWILPGLGVRVSDFRAHRGLVRTENHYVDVMATTVRGQVWRTVDHYLDILVRTGVDARVVDSDEFVAAVRAGLLGQADAERALESSYAAYAGIVGHGHDVDAWLAGLGIALTWAPPPPEVA, from the coding sequence GTGACGGCGCGGGCGGCCGGGACGGCGGAGGCGCCCGGCCCGTCCGGCGGCGCGGAGCCGGCGACGTCGATCCCCCCGCCGCACGTGGAGACCTACGACGTGGCGGCGGGGATCAACGTCGATCGGGAGGGCACCTCGCGTCCCCTCGACGCCTGGCGGGTCACCGACTTCGGGCTGTACTTCTCCCGGCCGGTGACCGGCCACCCCACCATCGGGTGGGTGCAGTCGTGGATCCTCCCCGGGCTGGGCGTCCGGGTCAGTGACTTCCGGGCGCACCGCGGGCTGGTCCGCACCGAGAACCACTACGTCGACGTCATGGCCACGACCGTCCGGGGCCAGGTGTGGCGCACCGTCGACCACTACCTCGACATCCTGGTCCGCACCGGCGTGGACGCCCGGGTGGTCGACTCCGACGAGTTCGTGGCCGCGGTGCGCGCGGGTCTGCTCGGCCAGGCCGACGCCGAACGCGCGCTGGAGTCGAGCTACGCCGCGTACGCCGGGATCGTCGGCCACGGCCACGACGTGGACGCCTGGCTGGCCGGCCTCGGGATCGCCCTCACCTGGGCGCCGCCCCCTCCGGAGGTGGCCTGA
- a CDS encoding DUF2505 domain-containing protein — MDLHRECSYAAPPDTVYAMLTNESFIRHRVEKAHALSYDIDVTDGSGGARTTTHQSLPAKVPDFVRKFVGERIELDEVIDWGAPGPDGSRTGDLKVEIANAPVSMRGKIRLVPDAGGSATKQIVDADLKASVPIIGKKIEQAAAPAVMAGLDGMEDLGRDWLASQR; from the coding sequence ATGGACCTTCATCGGGAATGCAGCTACGCGGCTCCGCCGGACACCGTGTACGCCATGCTGACCAACGAGAGCTTCATCCGGCACCGGGTGGAGAAGGCGCACGCGCTGAGCTACGACATCGACGTGACCGACGGCAGCGGCGGCGCCCGTACGACCACCCACCAGTCGTTGCCCGCGAAGGTGCCGGACTTCGTCCGCAAGTTCGTCGGCGAGCGGATCGAACTGGACGAGGTGATCGACTGGGGTGCGCCCGGCCCGGACGGGTCCCGAACCGGCGACCTGAAGGTCGAGATCGCCAACGCGCCGGTGTCGATGCGCGGCAAGATCCGGCTGGTGCCCGACGCGGGCGGCTCGGCCACCAAGCAGATCGTGGACGCCGACCTGAAGGCGTCGGTCCCGATCATCGGGAAGAAGATCGAGCAGGCCGCCGCGCCCGCGGTGATGGCCGGACTGGACGGCATGGAGGATCTCGGCCGCGACTGGCTGGCCAGCCAGCGGTGA
- a CDS encoding NAD-glutamate dehydrogenase, producing MTVTGSKWDDAKDAILADAAKVAEHSRSAGALAPDQVERLLAIYYRHVSAEDLLHRDPVDVYGAARSHFRLAQERPQGTAAVNVFTPTVEEHGWSCSHTVVEVVTDDMPFLVDSVTMELSRRNHGIHLVVHPQVTVHRDITGRLLGVDSGYNGAPATSAARREPDLVPESWIHVEIDRVSDPDDLVQIEADLRRVLNDVRESVEDFEKLRARALEVVEDLATNPPPLPEQEIADTRELLTWLADNHFTFLGYREYTLHETPDGDSVMRAVPGKGLGILRSDPRSTRSFRQMPPEVRTKAKEKRLLILTKANSRSTVHRPAYLDYIGIKTFDESGEVVGERRFLGLFTSAAYTQSVRRIPVLRARTAEVIERSGFSTDSHSGKVLLDILETYPRDELFQMSAEELLPTVMAVLYLQERRQLRLFVRRDDYGRYVSCLVYLPRDRFSTDVRLELQRLLLAAYGGETIDFALRLSESVLARLHFVIRMPRGATIPDLDVAEVEEQLSQATRTWSDDFADALNDQVGEAEAARLLHRYDEAFPVAYRDDFPARTGVADLLRLEELPAEGGLGLSLYEPVDAASNERRFKIYRTGQSLSLSDVLPRLTRMGVEVIDERPYEIETADHRRAWIYDFGLVYGAAVVGAPAAAIRELFQDAFAAVWSGRAESDGFNALVLRAGLNWRQASILRAYAKYMRQSGSTFSQTYIEDALTANVDLACQLVSLFEARFDPRGDQDPKTRDKNADELVEQIEAGLDDVVSLDHDRILRSLLNLVRTTLRTNYFQRDADGEPKPYISFKLDPRSNPELPEPRPQYEIWVYSPRVEGVHLRFGPVARGGLRWSDRREDFRTEVLGLAKAQMVKNTVIVPVGAKGGFFCKQLPDPADRDAWMAEGVACYRTFISGLLDITDNLQRGEVIPPEDVVRHDGDDAYLVVAADKGTASFSDIANDVAKSYGFWLGDAFASGGSDGYDHKAMGITARGAWESVKRHFRELGRDCQNEDFTCVGVGDMSGDVFGNGMLCSRHTRLVAAFDHRHIFLDPDPDPETSFDERRRLFGLPRSSWADYDRDLISAGGGVYRRTAKSIPLSPQVRASLGIARNVDALTPSELIRAILTAPVDLLWNGGIGTYVKASTESHADAGDKANDAVRVNGRQLRAACVGEGGNLGLTQLGRIEYAQQGGKLTTDFIDNSAGVDTSDHEVNIKVLLDRLLQEGDLTGKQRNELLAGMTDEVAQLVLDDNYQQNVALQNAAAGSKALMHVHADWIRRLEKLGLIDRELEFLPNPKQFRERQAQGGGLTAPELAVLFAYTKIVLARELLGTSLPDDPYLHAELVAYFPEPIRARFQEQMAEHPLRREIITTQVVNRMVNMAGMTFYPRLSLETGAPAEELARAHVAARAIFGADEIFAEIQRLDNRIESGMQVRMRLEARTIVERASRWFVQNRRPPMDVAATIDFFAAGMRELSESLPEVLTGRERTLFEGRLHGYVEAGVPEELATRVAALAPTYAGLGIVETANRAGVDLMDVARVHFILGERLELGRLLERILALPRQDRWQTTARATLRDDLHNVHSQLTMDALSVTPADAAPEDRVAAWAERDQALVSRTRSTLGEIVEGDAADLARLSVGLRVVRRLLPSAN from the coding sequence ATGACCGTCACCGGCAGCAAGTGGGACGACGCCAAGGACGCGATCCTGGCCGATGCCGCCAAGGTCGCCGAGCACAGTCGTTCGGCCGGGGCGCTGGCGCCTGACCAGGTGGAGCGGCTGCTGGCCATCTACTACCGCCACGTCTCCGCCGAGGACCTGCTCCACCGCGACCCGGTGGACGTCTACGGCGCCGCGCGCAGCCACTTCCGCCTGGCGCAGGAGCGCCCGCAGGGCACCGCCGCGGTCAACGTCTTCACCCCCACGGTCGAGGAGCACGGCTGGTCGTGCAGCCACACCGTAGTGGAGGTCGTCACCGACGACATGCCGTTCCTCGTCGACTCGGTGACGATGGAGCTGTCCCGGCGCAACCACGGCATCCACCTCGTCGTCCACCCGCAGGTCACCGTGCACCGGGACATCACCGGCCGGCTGCTCGGCGTCGACAGTGGCTACAACGGCGCCCCGGCGACGTCCGCCGCCCGCCGCGAGCCCGACCTGGTGCCGGAGTCGTGGATCCACGTCGAGATCGACCGGGTGAGCGACCCCGACGACCTGGTGCAGATCGAGGCCGACCTGCGCCGGGTCCTCAACGACGTACGCGAGTCGGTGGAGGACTTCGAGAAGCTGCGCGCCCGGGCCCTGGAGGTGGTGGAGGACCTCGCCACCAACCCGCCGCCGCTGCCTGAGCAGGAGATCGCCGACACCCGGGAGCTGCTCACCTGGCTCGCCGACAACCACTTCACCTTCCTCGGCTACCGCGAGTACACCCTGCACGAGACACCGGACGGCGACTCGGTGATGCGGGCCGTGCCAGGCAAGGGACTCGGCATCCTGCGCTCGGACCCGCGCTCGACGCGGTCGTTCCGTCAGATGCCGCCGGAGGTGCGCACCAAGGCGAAGGAGAAGCGGCTCCTCATCCTCACCAAGGCCAACTCCCGCTCCACGGTGCACCGGCCGGCCTACCTCGACTACATCGGGATCAAGACCTTCGACGAGTCCGGCGAGGTGGTGGGCGAACGCCGCTTCCTCGGGCTGTTCACCTCCGCTGCCTACACCCAGAGCGTGCGCCGCATCCCTGTGCTGCGTGCCCGGACGGCGGAGGTGATCGAGCGCTCGGGCTTCTCCACCGACTCCCACTCCGGCAAGGTCCTGCTGGACATCCTGGAAACCTACCCGCGCGACGAGCTGTTCCAGATGTCGGCGGAGGAACTCCTCCCGACCGTGATGGCCGTCCTCTACCTCCAGGAACGCCGCCAGCTGCGGTTGTTCGTACGCCGCGACGACTACGGCCGCTACGTCTCCTGCCTGGTCTACCTCCCGCGCGACCGGTTCTCCACCGACGTACGCCTGGAGCTGCAGCGGCTGCTGCTGGCCGCCTACGGCGGGGAGACCATCGACTTCGCGCTGCGGCTGTCGGAGTCGGTGCTCGCCCGGCTGCACTTCGTGATCCGGATGCCGCGCGGCGCGACGATCCCCGACCTCGACGTGGCCGAGGTGGAGGAGCAGCTGTCGCAGGCCACCCGCACCTGGTCCGACGACTTCGCCGACGCGCTCAACGACCAGGTGGGCGAGGCGGAGGCCGCGCGGCTGCTGCACCGCTACGACGAGGCGTTCCCGGTCGCCTACCGCGACGACTTCCCGGCCCGCACCGGTGTGGCCGACCTGCTGCGGCTGGAGGAGCTGCCCGCCGAGGGCGGCCTGGGCCTGTCGTTGTACGAGCCGGTCGACGCCGCGTCGAACGAACGCCGGTTCAAGATCTACCGCACGGGCCAGAGCCTGTCGCTGTCCGACGTGCTGCCCCGGCTCACCCGGATGGGCGTGGAGGTGATCGACGAGCGCCCGTACGAGATCGAGACCGCCGACCACCGGCGGGCCTGGATCTACGACTTCGGGCTCGTCTACGGCGCCGCGGTGGTCGGAGCTCCGGCCGCAGCGATCCGGGAGCTGTTCCAGGACGCGTTCGCCGCCGTGTGGTCCGGGCGGGCCGAGAGCGACGGGTTCAACGCGCTGGTGCTGCGGGCCGGACTGAACTGGCGGCAGGCGAGCATCCTGCGTGCGTACGCGAAGTACATGCGCCAGTCGGGGTCGACGTTCAGCCAGACCTACATCGAGGACGCCCTCACCGCCAACGTCGACCTGGCCTGCCAGCTGGTCAGCCTGTTCGAGGCGCGGTTCGACCCGCGCGGCGACCAGGACCCGAAGACGCGCGACAAGAACGCCGATGAGCTGGTCGAGCAGATCGAGGCGGGCCTGGACGACGTGGTGAGCCTGGACCACGACCGCATCCTGCGTTCCCTGCTCAACCTCGTCCGCACCACGCTGCGCACCAACTACTTCCAGCGCGACGCCGACGGGGAGCCCAAGCCGTACATCTCGTTCAAGCTCGACCCGAGGTCCAACCCCGAGTTGCCCGAGCCGCGGCCGCAGTACGAGATCTGGGTCTACTCACCGCGGGTGGAGGGCGTCCACCTGCGGTTCGGCCCGGTGGCCCGTGGCGGGCTGCGCTGGTCCGACCGCCGGGAGGACTTCCGTACCGAGGTCCTCGGCCTGGCCAAGGCGCAGATGGTGAAGAACACCGTGATCGTGCCGGTCGGCGCCAAGGGCGGGTTCTTCTGCAAGCAGCTGCCCGACCCGGCCGACCGCGACGCCTGGATGGCCGAAGGGGTCGCGTGCTACCGCACGTTCATCAGCGGGCTGCTGGACATCACCGACAACCTCCAGCGCGGCGAGGTGATCCCGCCCGAGGACGTCGTACGCCACGACGGCGACGACGCCTACCTCGTGGTCGCCGCCGACAAGGGCACCGCGAGCTTCTCCGACATCGCCAACGACGTGGCGAAGTCCTACGGCTTCTGGCTCGGCGACGCGTTCGCCTCCGGCGGCTCCGACGGCTACGACCACAAGGCGATGGGCATCACCGCGCGCGGGGCGTGGGAGTCGGTCAAGCGGCACTTCCGCGAGCTGGGCCGGGACTGCCAGAACGAGGACTTCACCTGCGTGGGCGTCGGTGACATGTCCGGTGACGTCTTCGGCAACGGCATGCTGTGTTCGCGCCACACCCGGCTGGTGGCGGCGTTCGACCACCGGCACATCTTCCTCGACCCCGATCCCGACCCCGAGACGTCCTTCGACGAACGCCGGCGGCTGTTCGGCCTGCCGCGGTCGAGCTGGGCCGACTACGACCGCGACCTGATCAGCGCCGGGGGAGGGGTCTACCGCCGGACGGCGAAGTCGATCCCGCTCAGCCCGCAGGTCCGCGCCTCGCTCGGCATCGCCCGCAACGTCGACGCGCTCACCCCGAGCGAGCTGATCCGGGCCATCCTCACCGCGCCGGTCGACCTGCTGTGGAACGGCGGCATCGGCACCTACGTCAAGGCGTCCACCGAGTCCCACGCCGACGCCGGCGACAAGGCCAACGACGCGGTGCGCGTCAACGGCCGCCAGCTGCGCGCCGCCTGTGTCGGCGAGGGAGGCAACCTCGGCCTCACCCAGCTCGGCCGGATCGAGTACGCCCAGCAGGGCGGCAAGCTCACCACGGACTTCATCGACAACTCCGCCGGGGTGGACACCTCCGACCACGAGGTCAACATCAAGGTCCTGCTGGACCGCCTGCTGCAGGAGGGCGACCTCACCGGCAAGCAGCGCAACGAGCTGCTGGCCGGGATGACCGACGAGGTTGCCCAGCTCGTCCTGGACGACAACTACCAGCAGAACGTCGCCCTGCAGAACGCCGCGGCCGGTTCCAAGGCGCTGATGCACGTGCACGCCGACTGGATCCGCCGGCTGGAGAAGCTCGGGCTGATCGACCGGGAGCTGGAGTTCCTGCCCAACCCCAAGCAGTTCCGCGAACGCCAGGCACAGGGCGGCGGGCTGACCGCGCCCGAGCTGGCCGTGCTCTTCGCGTACACCAAGATCGTGCTGGCCCGTGAGCTGCTCGGGACGTCGCTGCCCGACGACCCCTACCTCCACGCCGAGCTGGTGGCGTACTTCCCCGAGCCGATCCGCGCACGCTTCCAGGAACAGATGGCCGAGCACCCGCTCCGCCGGGAGATCATCACCACCCAGGTGGTCAACCGGATGGTCAACATGGCCGGGATGACGTTCTATCCCCGGCTGTCGCTGGAGACGGGCGCGCCGGCGGAGGAGCTGGCGCGCGCCCACGTCGCCGCCCGGGCCATCTTCGGGGCGGACGAGATCTTCGCCGAGATCCAGCGGCTGGACAACCGGATCGAGTCCGGCATGCAGGTGCGGATGCGGCTGGAGGCGCGCACGATCGTCGAGCGCGCCAGCCGGTGGTTCGTCCAGAACCGCCGCCCGCCGATGGACGTCGCCGCCACGATCGACTTCTTCGCCGCGGGGATGCGGGAGCTGTCGGAGTCGCTGCCGGAGGTGCTGACCGGGCGCGAGCGGACGCTGTTCGAAGGGCGCCTGCACGGATACGTCGAGGCGGGCGTGCCGGAGGAGCTGGCCACCCGGGTCGCCGCCCTGGCACCGACGTACGCCGGACTGGGCATCGTGGAGACCGCCAACCGCGCCGGTGTCGACCTGATGGACGTGGCCCGGGTGCACTTCATCCTGGGCGAACGCCTGGAGCTCGGCCGGCTGCTCGAACGCATCCTCGCCCTGCCCCGGCAGGACCGCTGGCAGACCACCGCCCGGGCGACCCTGCGCGACGACCTGCACAACGTGCACTCCCAGCTGACCATGGACGCGTTGTCGGTGACGCCCGCGGACGCCGCACCCGAGGACCGGGTGGCCGCCTGGGCCGAACGCGACCAGGCGCTGGTCAGCCGCACCCGGTCGACCCTGGGCGAGATCGTGGAGGGCGACGCCGCCGACCTGGCGCGGTTGTCGGTCGGTCTCCGGGTGG